Proteins co-encoded in one Amia ocellicauda isolate fAmiCal2 chromosome 11, fAmiCal2.hap1, whole genome shotgun sequence genomic window:
- the tmem200b gene encoding transmembrane protein 200A, which yields MTAAGATGAARDMRNQEPWSLAQPSPSRQRLPRFSFRSKKEGVIQGKLRIKSPSGAFLILGVFVVLVGTAVAVAGYWPYRAHRAAMLSQSRTGLNDSRVAGRSMGVRSILSTQNLIHNDRMKLLGPIIMGVGLFIFICANTMLYENRDRETQVLLAQTQKMICSMSAHLEERGCVLPRHYQWMTNLSHADLNIRCLEELTGSESLLLQMKSGEGHKWADCYAPNTLQTKALHHKESSPSLSLHSVHSDSCNSSEGNFNVLSCQAPDPRVACSTNALSLPLIKLNNCLIEAGPSLSTGRDCVRDAPPRRSYSLSCRTVPRGDVTAARTALHLDSSPTEEGHPDRTHRNTFLPEPGRKEFSSDVCLQLSGHSRSLDLGRGGEQCGAPMEERKNRSWPRLDLSSLKKYMKLENKEDSVDKLLDQLEQQYSQWERSCSGPFQ from the coding sequence ATGACGGCTGCCGGTGCCACTGGAGCAGCACGAGACATGAGGAACCAGGAACCCTGGAGCCTGGCCCAGCCCTCCCCGTCCCGCCAGCGCCTGCCCCGGTTCAGCTTCCGCTCCAAGAAGGAGGGCGTCATCCAGGGCAAGCTGCGGATCAAGTCCCCCTCCGGCGCCTTCCTGATCCTGGGGGTGTTCGTGGTGTTGGTCGGCACGGCTGTGGCTGTGGCGGGATACTGGCCTTACAGGGCGCACCGGGCCGCGATGCTGAGCCAGTCCAGGACGGGCCTGAATGACTCGAGGGTGGCTGGGAGGTCCATGGGGGTTAGGAGCATCCTGTCCACCCAGAACCTCATCCACAATGACCGGATGAAGCTGCTCGGCCCCATCATCATGGGCGTGGGGCTCTTCATCTTCATCTGCGCGAACACCATGCTGTACGAGAACAGAGACCGTGAGACCCAGGTGCTTCTGGCCCAGACCCAGAAGATGATCTGCTCCATGTCCGCCCATCTGGAGGAGCGGGGCTGCGTGCTGCCCAGGCACTACCAGTGGATGACCAATCTTAGCCACGCCGACCTCAACATCCGCTGCCTGGAGGAGCTGACGGGCTCCGAATCCCTGCTCCTGCAGATGAAGTCCGGGGAGGGGCACAAGTGGGCTGACTGCTATGCGCCAAACACCCTCCAGACCAAAGCCCTCCACCACAAAGAGTCCTCCCCTTCCCTGTCCCTGCACAGCGTCCACTCGGACTCCTGCAACTCCAGTGAGGGCAACTTCAACGTGCTCTCCTGCCAGGCGCCGGATCCCAGGGTGGCCTGCAGCACCAACGCGCTCTCCCTGCCCTTGATCAAGCTCAACAACTGCCTCATTGAAGCCGGGCCCTCCCTCTCCACCGGCAGGGACTGTGTCAGGGACGCTCCTCCCAGGCGCTCCTACAGCCTCAGCTGCAGGACTGTCCCCCGGGGGGACGTAACCGCCGCTCGGACGGCACTGCACCTGGATTCGTCCCCCACAGAGGAGGGTCATCCAGACAGGACACACAGAAATACCTTTCTCCCCGAGCCCGGCAGGAAGGAATTCAGCTCGGACGTCTGCCTCCAGCTGTCAGGCCACTCCCGCTCCTTGGACTTGGGCAGGGGAGgggagcagtgtggggcacccATGGAGGAGCGGAAGAACCGCAGCTGGCCGCGCCTGGACCTCAGCAGCCTCAAGAAGTACATGAAACTGGAGAACAAAGAGGACTCTGTGGACAAGCTGCTGGACCAGCTGGAGCAGCAATACTCTCAGTGGGAGAGGAGCTGCTCAGGGCCCTTTCAATGA